One region of Acidimicrobiales bacterium genomic DNA includes:
- a CDS encoding glucosyl-3-phosphoglycerate synthase gives MLRTFSSRDFPAERVFAAKKGRRLSVCLPARNEAETIGQTVAVVQRELVERVPVVDELVVIDDGSTDDTAAVAAAAGAKVFDSSAVLPEYGTEHGKGQAMWRGVHVTSGDVVVFCDADIRSFDPGFVLGLAGPLLTRDDVTAVKGFYDRPVNGQLGEGGRVTELMARPLISVFFPHLSGLHQPLAGELAACREVLESVPFVGGYGVDLGLLIDITGQFGSGGLVQCDLGERIHRNRPLSELGVQSLAILQLVLERAGLAEENAAAFGWTAHLVRPGSEPVPVTFVERPPLADVPAHRKTA, from the coding sequence ATGCTGCGGACTTTCAGCTCCAGGGACTTCCCCGCCGAGCGGGTATTTGCCGCGAAAAAAGGGCGGAGGTTGTCGGTCTGCCTTCCTGCCCGCAACGAGGCGGAGACGATCGGCCAGACGGTCGCCGTGGTGCAGCGCGAGCTCGTAGAACGGGTCCCGGTCGTCGACGAACTGGTAGTCATCGACGACGGCTCGACCGACGACACGGCCGCCGTCGCAGCAGCCGCCGGAGCGAAGGTATTCGACAGTTCCGCGGTGCTGCCTGAATACGGGACGGAACACGGGAAGGGACAGGCGATGTGGCGGGGCGTCCACGTCACGAGCGGCGACGTCGTGGTCTTCTGCGACGCGGACATCCGCAGCTTCGACCCGGGCTTCGTGCTGGGGCTTGCCGGGCCGCTCCTCACGAGGGACGACGTGACCGCTGTCAAGGGCTTCTACGACCGGCCGGTGAACGGGCAACTCGGCGAAGGCGGGCGGGTGACGGAGCTGATGGCCAGGCCGCTGATCTCGGTCTTTTTTCCGCACCTTTCCGGGCTGCACCAGCCCCTTGCCGGCGAGCTGGCGGCTTGCAGGGAAGTGCTCGAGTCGGTTCCGTTCGTGGGCGGGTACGGAGTCGATCTCGGGCTGCTCATCGACATCACCGGGCAGTTCGGTTCCGGCGGACTTGTCCAGTGCGACCTGGGGGAACGGATCCACCGGAACCGGCCGTTGTCCGAGCTCGGTGTCCAGTCGCTGGCGATATTGCAGCTCGTGCTCGAGCGCGCCGGGCTCGCCGAGGAGAACGCCGCCGCGTTCGGCTGGACCGCCCACCTGGTACGGCCGGGATCCGAGCCGGTACCGGTGACCTTCGTGGAGCGGCCGCCGCTGGCGGACGTCCCCGCCCATCGCAAGACCGCGTAG